One window of the Manihot esculenta cultivar AM560-2 chromosome 14, M.esculenta_v8, whole genome shotgun sequence genome contains the following:
- the LOC110608248 gene encoding BTB/POZ domain-containing protein At1g04390 isoform X10 — protein MLPLFSFQFDNFIIKSFLNFNFIALLTFNWTEGSCSFLFVSGRVYDGKESKWQCTDIEIQRHVIRSISSFLDCISGDTTHHPLVKDSLADIVGAIVWILQNKSKAVLSMATNAVVNLINVVPNSLLQSYLLDMVHPLSSLLLLHQVDVSISCATALNMIFSNLSVKGERKVWDILIETESVSRIASGIREFSDGVMPIECFKGMASLLSTILHRWPPSRYTVWNDAKLLEVLEVMRVKPDFSVKVAVMKLYTTIALCGNGAKKLLEKGESLLHIMVLCMGRSHPISVRIEGFRLAQCLAKNEEGCLKMMSLCCDPFVKAIIDGMSGWTSHSGKIANDQMSLLLEACHLALISRWAGEHHDCLWEHGIDRVLLKLLLHDFQDEPLQQLLSLEEQLSIAREGLKANFLLGLRPYVWDLLGWLAIHCREDFNPNIQGCELRIGILITCACISFVDSIRKGHQICQNDVADTLRSEAASRAVMMMIYSPCKYIATKASDMLYEILRPTSKEHLKRLMHMLKIRPSMDNVGMPNMLQTSINLVALVCYSGIPQYQSHIVENGGIHALMDLIWWCLRNDIHIGRLSLAPHLHNTLSERTCCWICKEDWEGNNILLLYGLWGLAELMHSGSSGNTVEIFGGQVDYTEAQFVSTLQGICSDNSGTSPGIKWDVMLEAKANESISWTCTICSKSVPHMHCHKVVLWSRCDYLRALLQSGMRESNSQTIKVPVSWEAMIRLVNWLYTDELPRPPSGCLWINMKSEERLAVLQPYLELCRLAEFWFLEEVQDISYRVIVSCVDSARHLSIKIIKIAADFCIWKLVEVAANFLAPSYRQLCQSGELEALDEEVIDMIRTASVRLSQEG, from the exons ATGTTGCcgcttttttcttttcaatttgataattttatcataaaaagttttcttaatttcaatttcattgcacttttaacttttaattggaCGGAAGGTTCCTGTTCATTTCTTTTCGTTTCTGGCAGAGTTTATGATGGAAAGGAATCAAAATGGCAGTGTACTGATATTGAGATACAGAGACACGTGATTAGgtcaatttcttcctttctcGATTGTATTTCTGGAGATACTACGCACCATCCTCTAGTAAAG GATTCACTTGCTGATATAGTTGGGGCAATAGTATGGATTCTTCAAAATAAAAGCAAGGCCGTATTAAGCATGGCAACAAATGCGGTAGTAAATTTGATCAATGTTGTACCCAATTCATTACTGCAGTCTTACTTGTTAGATATGGTCCATCCTTTGTCATCCTTGTTATTGTTGCATCAAGTAGATGTATCTATTTCATGTGCCACTGCATTGAATATGATCTTTTCAAATCTGAGTGTGAAAGGAGAGAGAAAGGTTTGGGATATTCTGATTGAAACAGAAAGTGTTTCTCGCATTGCTAGTGGCATACGAGAATTTTCAGATGGTGTTATGCCAATTGAATGTTTCAAAGGGATGGCTTCTCTCTTGAGTACAATACTACACCGGTGGCCTCCATCACGGTACACTGTTTGGAATGATGCTAAATTGTTGGAAGTCTTGGAGGTTATGCGTGTGAAACCTGATTTCTCTGTTAAGGTTGCAGTTATGAAGCTATATACTACAATAG CACTGTGTGGTAATGGGGCCAAGAAACTTCTAGAAAAAGGAGAATCACTTCTTCACATTATGGTTCTCTGCATGGGAAGATCCCACCCTATTTCTGTTCGGATCGAGGGATTTAGACTTGCACAATGTTTAGCG AAAAATGAGGAGGGGTGTTTAAAAATGATGAGCTTATGCTGTGATCCTTTTGTTAAAGCTATAATTGATGGAATGAGTGGATGGACCTCTCATTCAGGGAAGATTGCCAATGACCAAATGTCTTTGCTGTTGGAAGCTTGTCATTTGGCTTTGATAAGTCGCTGGGCAGGGGAGCATCATGATTGCTTGTGGGAGCATGGGATTGACAGGGTCCTCCTTAAACTTCTTCTGCATGATTTTCAAGATGAACCATTGCAACAATTGCTGTCACTGGAAGAACAATTATCTATAGCACGAGAGGGTCTCAAGGCCAATTTTCTTCTTGGTTTGAGGCCATATGTGTGGGACCTTCTTGGTTGGCTTGCAATACACTGTAGGGAGGATTTCAACCCCAACATTCAGGGCTGTGAACTTAGAATTGGAATTCTCATTACATGTGCATG CATATCTTTTGTGGATTCAATCCGTAAAGGGCACCAAATATGTCAAAATGATGTAGCTGATACCCTCAGAAGTGAAGCAGCATCAAGGGCAGTTATGATGATGATTTACTCACCCTGCAAATACATTGCAACAAAAGCAAGTGACATGCTGTATGAAATTCTAAGGCCCACAAGCAAGGAGCATCTGAAACGCTTAATGCATATGCTAAAAATTAGACCATCCATGGATAATGTTGGAATGCCTAACATGCTTCAAACCAGCATTAACCTAGTGGCTTTGGTATGTTATTCTGGTATACCACAGTATCAAAGTCATATTGTTGAAAATGGAGGAATACATGCACTTATGGATTTAATATGGTGGTGCTTAAGAAATGATATACATATAGGAAGGCTGAGTCTTGCTCCTCATTTGCATAATACGCTAAGTGAGAGGACTTGTTGCTGGATATGCAAAGAAGACTGGGAAGGCAATAACATTCTTTTATTGTATGGTCTCTGGGGGTTAGCTGAGTTGATGCACTCTGGATCTTCAGGAAATACTGTAGAAATTTTTGGTGGCCAAGTGGACTATACTGAAGCTCAATTTGTTAGCACTCTCCAGGGGATATGCAGTGACAATAGTGGTACCTCTCCTGGAATAAAATG GGACGTTATGTTGGAGGCTAAAGCAAACGAATCAATCAGTTGGACATGTACTATATGCTCCAAATCAGTGCCACACATGCATTGTCATAAAGTTGTGCTGTGGTCAAGGTGTGACTATCTGCGGGCCTTACTTCAGTCAGGCATGCGGGAGAG CAACTCCCAAACCATAAAGGTTCCTGTGAGCTGGGAGGCAATGATTAGGCTAGTGAACTGGTTATACACTGATGAGCTGCCTAGACCTCCCTCTGGATGTTTATGGATTAATATGAAGAGCGAGGAAAGGCTAGCTGTGCTGCAACCATATCTAGAGCTTTGCAGGCTTGCTGAATTCTGGTTTTTGGAAGAGGTTCAAGATATCAGCTATAGAGTGATTGTGTCTTGTGTGGATTCTGCGAGACATTtgtctattaaaataattaaaatcgcTGCTGATTTCTGTATCTGGAAATTAGTTGAAGTTGCTGCAAATTTCTTGGCCCCTTCTTATCGTCAACTCTGCCAATCCGGTGAACTTGAAGCACTGGATGAAGAAGTAATTGATATGATTCGTACAGCTTCAGTTAGGCTTTCTCAAGAAGGATAA
- the LOC110608248 gene encoding BTB/POZ domain-containing protein At1g04390 isoform X8, which yields MLPLFSFQFDNFIIKSFLNFNFIALLTFNWTEGSCSFLFVSGRVYDGKESKWQCTDIEIQRHVIRSISSFLDCISGDTTHHPLVKDSLADIVGAIVWILQNKSKAVLSMATNAVVNLINVVPNSLLQSYLLDMVHPLSSLLLLHQVDVSISCATALNMIFSNLSVKGERKVWDILIETESVSRIASGIREFSDGVMPIECFKGMASLLSTILHRWPPSRYTVWNDAKLLEVLEVMRVKPDFSVKVAVMKLYTTIALCGNGAKKLLEKGESLLHIMVLCMGRSHPISVRIEGFRLAQCLAKNEEGCLKMMSLCCDPFVKAIIDGMSGWTSHSGKIANDQMSLLLEACHLALISRWAGEHHDCLWEHGIDRVLLKLLLHDFQDEPLQQLLSLEEQLSIAREGLKANFLLGLRPYVWDLLGWLAIHCREDFNPNIQGCELRIGILITCACISFVDSIRKGHQICQNDVADTLRSEAASRAVMMMIYSPCKYIATKASDMLYEILRPTSKEHLKRLMHMLKIRPSMDNVGMPNMLQTSINLVALVCYSGIPQYQSHIVENGGIHALMDLIWWCLRNDIHIGRLSLAPHLHNTLSERTCCWICKEDWEGNNILLLYGLWGLAELMHSGSSGNTVEIFGGQVDYTEAQFVSTLQGICSDNSGTSPGIKWYAAFILKYFGLYGFPCKLGRHIVKALNMNEYADVQLILTNGNSLSVHGVILSAQCPPLLPSEEMSHYEKASNGSSGGYDTKSKPEKLHKEIRLSSHVDNLALAKLLEYVYVGYLNAGEEPLKKVKILAKRCNLQSLLIMFGRRHPKWGTPFPRYDLSLALAPAGLYFSYGTLCWRLKQTNQSVGHVLYAPNQCHTCIVIKLCCGQGVTICGPYFSQACGRATPKP from the exons ATGTTGCcgcttttttcttttcaatttgataattttatcataaaaagttttcttaatttcaatttcattgcacttttaacttttaattggaCGGAAGGTTCCTGTTCATTTCTTTTCGTTTCTGGCAGAGTTTATGATGGAAAGGAATCAAAATGGCAGTGTACTGATATTGAGATACAGAGACACGTGATTAGgtcaatttcttcctttctcGATTGTATTTCTGGAGATACTACGCACCATCCTCTAGTAAAG GATTCACTTGCTGATATAGTTGGGGCAATAGTATGGATTCTTCAAAATAAAAGCAAGGCCGTATTAAGCATGGCAACAAATGCGGTAGTAAATTTGATCAATGTTGTACCCAATTCATTACTGCAGTCTTACTTGTTAGATATGGTCCATCCTTTGTCATCCTTGTTATTGTTGCATCAAGTAGATGTATCTATTTCATGTGCCACTGCATTGAATATGATCTTTTCAAATCTGAGTGTGAAAGGAGAGAGAAAGGTTTGGGATATTCTGATTGAAACAGAAAGTGTTTCTCGCATTGCTAGTGGCATACGAGAATTTTCAGATGGTGTTATGCCAATTGAATGTTTCAAAGGGATGGCTTCTCTCTTGAGTACAATACTACACCGGTGGCCTCCATCACGGTACACTGTTTGGAATGATGCTAAATTGTTGGAAGTCTTGGAGGTTATGCGTGTGAAACCTGATTTCTCTGTTAAGGTTGCAGTTATGAAGCTATATACTACAATAG CACTGTGTGGTAATGGGGCCAAGAAACTTCTAGAAAAAGGAGAATCACTTCTTCACATTATGGTTCTCTGCATGGGAAGATCCCACCCTATTTCTGTTCGGATCGAGGGATTTAGACTTGCACAATGTTTAGCG AAAAATGAGGAGGGGTGTTTAAAAATGATGAGCTTATGCTGTGATCCTTTTGTTAAAGCTATAATTGATGGAATGAGTGGATGGACCTCTCATTCAGGGAAGATTGCCAATGACCAAATGTCTTTGCTGTTGGAAGCTTGTCATTTGGCTTTGATAAGTCGCTGGGCAGGGGAGCATCATGATTGCTTGTGGGAGCATGGGATTGACAGGGTCCTCCTTAAACTTCTTCTGCATGATTTTCAAGATGAACCATTGCAACAATTGCTGTCACTGGAAGAACAATTATCTATAGCACGAGAGGGTCTCAAGGCCAATTTTCTTCTTGGTTTGAGGCCATATGTGTGGGACCTTCTTGGTTGGCTTGCAATACACTGTAGGGAGGATTTCAACCCCAACATTCAGGGCTGTGAACTTAGAATTGGAATTCTCATTACATGTGCATG CATATCTTTTGTGGATTCAATCCGTAAAGGGCACCAAATATGTCAAAATGATGTAGCTGATACCCTCAGAAGTGAAGCAGCATCAAGGGCAGTTATGATGATGATTTACTCACCCTGCAAATACATTGCAACAAAAGCAAGTGACATGCTGTATGAAATTCTAAGGCCCACAAGCAAGGAGCATCTGAAACGCTTAATGCATATGCTAAAAATTAGACCATCCATGGATAATGTTGGAATGCCTAACATGCTTCAAACCAGCATTAACCTAGTGGCTTTGGTATGTTATTCTGGTATACCACAGTATCAAAGTCATATTGTTGAAAATGGAGGAATACATGCACTTATGGATTTAATATGGTGGTGCTTAAGAAATGATATACATATAGGAAGGCTGAGTCTTGCTCCTCATTTGCATAATACGCTAAGTGAGAGGACTTGTTGCTGGATATGCAAAGAAGACTGGGAAGGCAATAACATTCTTTTATTGTATGGTCTCTGGGGGTTAGCTGAGTTGATGCACTCTGGATCTTCAGGAAATACTGTAGAAATTTTTGGTGGCCAAGTGGACTATACTGAAGCTCAATTTGTTAGCACTCTCCAGGGGATATGCAGTGACAATAGTGGTACCTCTCCTGGAATAAAATGGTATGCTGCATTCATTCTAAAATATTTTGGATTATATGGTTTTCCATGTAAACTTGGGAGGCATATTGTGAAAGCACTTAATATGAATGAATATGCGGATGTGCAACTCATTCTCACAAATGGGAACTCCTTGAGTGTCCATGGTGTCATTCTTTCTGCTCAATGTCCACCATTGTTGCCTTCTGAAGAAATGTCTCATTATGAGAAAGCATCTAATGGTTCTTCAGGAGGATATGATACAAAGAGCAAGCCTGAAAAGTTGCATAAAGAAATCCGTTTATCTTCACATGTTGATAACCTGGCATTGGCCAAGTTGTTGGAATATGTTTACGTGGGATATCTAAATGCAGGAGAGGAACCTTTGAAGAAAGTGAAAATTCTTGCAAAACGCTGTAATTTACAATCTCTGTTAATAATGTTTGGCAGAAGGCATCCCAAGTGGGGCACCCCCTTTCCCAGATATGATCTTTCTCTCGCTCTTGCTCCAGCTGGGCTTTATTTTTCGTACG GGACGTTATGTTGGAGGCTAAAGCAAACGAATCAATCAGTTGGACATGTACTATATGCTCCAAATCAGTGCCACACATGCATTGTCATAAAGTTGTGCTGTGGTCAAGGTGTGACTATCTGCGGGCCTTACTTCAGTCAGGCATGCGGGAGAG CAACTCCCAAACCATAA
- the LOC110608248 gene encoding BTB/POZ domain-containing protein At1g04390 isoform X6: protein MLPLFSFQFDNFIIKSFLNFNFIALLTFNWTEGSCSFLFVSGRVYDGKESKWQCTDIEIQRHVIRSISSFLDCISGDTTHHPLVKDSLADIVGAIVWILQNKSKAVLSMATNAVVNLINVVPNSLLQSYLLDMVHPLSSLLLLHQVDVSISCATALNMIFSNLSVKGERKVWDILIETESVSRIASGIREFSDGVMPIECFKGMASLLSTILHRWPPSRYTVWNDAKLLEVLEVMRVKPDFSVKVAVMKLYTTIALCGNGAKKLLEKGESLLHIMVLCMGRSHPISVRIEGFRLAQCLAKNEEGCLKMMSLCCDPFVKAIIDGMSGWTSHSGKIANDQMSLLLEACHLALISRWAGEHHDCLWEHGIDRVLLKLLLHDFQDEPLQQLLSLEEQLSIAREGLKANFLLGLRPYVWDLLGWLAIHCREDFNPNIQGCELRIGILITCACISFVDSIRKGHQICQNDVADTLRSEAASRAVMMMIYSPCKYIATKASDMLYEILRPTSKEHLKRLMHMLKIRPSMDNVGMPNMLQTSINLVALVCYSGIPQYQSHIVENGGIHALMDLIWWCLRNDIHIGRLSLAPHLHNTLSERTCCWICKEDWEGNNILLLYGLWGLAELMHSGSSGNTVEIFGGQVDYTEAQFVSTLQGICSDNSGTSPGIKWYAAFILKYFGLYGFPCKLGRHIVKALNMNEYADVQLILTNGNSLSVHGVILSAQCPPLLPSEEMSHYEKASNGSSGGYDTKSKPEKLHKEIRLSSHVDNLALAKLLEYVYVGYLNAGEEPLKKVKILAKRCNLQSLLIMFGRRHPKWGTPFPRYDLSLALAPAGLYFSYGTLCWRLKQTNQSVGHVLYAPNQCHTCIVIKLCCGQGVTICGPYFSQACGRGSYLSIALQLLDQLPNHKGSCELGGND from the exons ATGTTGCcgcttttttcttttcaatttgataattttatcataaaaagttttcttaatttcaatttcattgcacttttaacttttaattggaCGGAAGGTTCCTGTTCATTTCTTTTCGTTTCTGGCAGAGTTTATGATGGAAAGGAATCAAAATGGCAGTGTACTGATATTGAGATACAGAGACACGTGATTAGgtcaatttcttcctttctcGATTGTATTTCTGGAGATACTACGCACCATCCTCTAGTAAAG GATTCACTTGCTGATATAGTTGGGGCAATAGTATGGATTCTTCAAAATAAAAGCAAGGCCGTATTAAGCATGGCAACAAATGCGGTAGTAAATTTGATCAATGTTGTACCCAATTCATTACTGCAGTCTTACTTGTTAGATATGGTCCATCCTTTGTCATCCTTGTTATTGTTGCATCAAGTAGATGTATCTATTTCATGTGCCACTGCATTGAATATGATCTTTTCAAATCTGAGTGTGAAAGGAGAGAGAAAGGTTTGGGATATTCTGATTGAAACAGAAAGTGTTTCTCGCATTGCTAGTGGCATACGAGAATTTTCAGATGGTGTTATGCCAATTGAATGTTTCAAAGGGATGGCTTCTCTCTTGAGTACAATACTACACCGGTGGCCTCCATCACGGTACACTGTTTGGAATGATGCTAAATTGTTGGAAGTCTTGGAGGTTATGCGTGTGAAACCTGATTTCTCTGTTAAGGTTGCAGTTATGAAGCTATATACTACAATAG CACTGTGTGGTAATGGGGCCAAGAAACTTCTAGAAAAAGGAGAATCACTTCTTCACATTATGGTTCTCTGCATGGGAAGATCCCACCCTATTTCTGTTCGGATCGAGGGATTTAGACTTGCACAATGTTTAGCG AAAAATGAGGAGGGGTGTTTAAAAATGATGAGCTTATGCTGTGATCCTTTTGTTAAAGCTATAATTGATGGAATGAGTGGATGGACCTCTCATTCAGGGAAGATTGCCAATGACCAAATGTCTTTGCTGTTGGAAGCTTGTCATTTGGCTTTGATAAGTCGCTGGGCAGGGGAGCATCATGATTGCTTGTGGGAGCATGGGATTGACAGGGTCCTCCTTAAACTTCTTCTGCATGATTTTCAAGATGAACCATTGCAACAATTGCTGTCACTGGAAGAACAATTATCTATAGCACGAGAGGGTCTCAAGGCCAATTTTCTTCTTGGTTTGAGGCCATATGTGTGGGACCTTCTTGGTTGGCTTGCAATACACTGTAGGGAGGATTTCAACCCCAACATTCAGGGCTGTGAACTTAGAATTGGAATTCTCATTACATGTGCATG CATATCTTTTGTGGATTCAATCCGTAAAGGGCACCAAATATGTCAAAATGATGTAGCTGATACCCTCAGAAGTGAAGCAGCATCAAGGGCAGTTATGATGATGATTTACTCACCCTGCAAATACATTGCAACAAAAGCAAGTGACATGCTGTATGAAATTCTAAGGCCCACAAGCAAGGAGCATCTGAAACGCTTAATGCATATGCTAAAAATTAGACCATCCATGGATAATGTTGGAATGCCTAACATGCTTCAAACCAGCATTAACCTAGTGGCTTTGGTATGTTATTCTGGTATACCACAGTATCAAAGTCATATTGTTGAAAATGGAGGAATACATGCACTTATGGATTTAATATGGTGGTGCTTAAGAAATGATATACATATAGGAAGGCTGAGTCTTGCTCCTCATTTGCATAATACGCTAAGTGAGAGGACTTGTTGCTGGATATGCAAAGAAGACTGGGAAGGCAATAACATTCTTTTATTGTATGGTCTCTGGGGGTTAGCTGAGTTGATGCACTCTGGATCTTCAGGAAATACTGTAGAAATTTTTGGTGGCCAAGTGGACTATACTGAAGCTCAATTTGTTAGCACTCTCCAGGGGATATGCAGTGACAATAGTGGTACCTCTCCTGGAATAAAATGGTATGCTGCATTCATTCTAAAATATTTTGGATTATATGGTTTTCCATGTAAACTTGGGAGGCATATTGTGAAAGCACTTAATATGAATGAATATGCGGATGTGCAACTCATTCTCACAAATGGGAACTCCTTGAGTGTCCATGGTGTCATTCTTTCTGCTCAATGTCCACCATTGTTGCCTTCTGAAGAAATGTCTCATTATGAGAAAGCATCTAATGGTTCTTCAGGAGGATATGATACAAAGAGCAAGCCTGAAAAGTTGCATAAAGAAATCCGTTTATCTTCACATGTTGATAACCTGGCATTGGCCAAGTTGTTGGAATATGTTTACGTGGGATATCTAAATGCAGGAGAGGAACCTTTGAAGAAAGTGAAAATTCTTGCAAAACGCTGTAATTTACAATCTCTGTTAATAATGTTTGGCAGAAGGCATCCCAAGTGGGGCACCCCCTTTCCCAGATATGATCTTTCTCTCGCTCTTGCTCCAGCTGGGCTTTATTTTTCGTACG GGACGTTATGTTGGAGGCTAAAGCAAACGAATCAATCAGTTGGACATGTACTATATGCTCCAAATCAGTGCCACACATGCATTGTCATAAAGTTGTGCTGTGGTCAAGGTGTGACTATCTGCGGGCCTTACTTCAGTCAGGCATGCGGGAGAGGTTCTTACCTTTCTATTGCATTGCAACTTTTAGAT CAACTCCCAAACCATAAAGGTTCCTGTGAGCTGGGAGGCAATGATTAG
- the LOC110608248 gene encoding BTB/POZ domain-containing protein At1g04390 isoform X3, whose amino-acid sequence MLPLFSFQFDNFIIKSFLNFNFIALLTFNWTEGSCSFLFVSGRVYDGKESKWQCTDIEIQRHVIRSISSFLDCISGDTTHHPLVKDSLADIVGAIVWILQNKSKAVLSMATNAVVNLINVVPNSLLQSYLLDMVHPLSSLLLLHQVDVSISCATALNMIFSNLSVKGERKVWDILIETESVSRIASGIREFSDGVMPIECFKGMASLLSTILHRWPPSRYTVWNDAKLLEVLEVMRVKPDFSVKVAVMKLYTTIALCGNGAKKLLEKGESLLHIMVLCMGRSHPISVRIEGFRLAQCLAKNEEGCLKMMSLCCDPFVKAIIDGMSGWTSHSGKIANDQMSLLLEACHLALISRWAGEHHDCLWEHGIDRVLLKLLLHDFQDEPLQQLLSLEEQLSIAREGLKANFLLGLRPYVWDLLGWLAIHCREDFNPNIQGCELRIGILITCACISFVDSIRKGHQICQNDVADTLRSEAASRAVMMMIYSPCKYIATKASDMLYEILRPTSKEHLKRLMHMLKIRPSMDNVGMPNMLQTSINLVALVCYSGIPQYQSHIVENGGIHALMDLIWWCLRNDIHIGRLSLAPHLHNTLSERTCCWICKEDWEGNNILLLYGLWGLAELMHSGSSGNTVEIFGGQVDYTEAQFVSTLQGICSDNSGTSPGIKWYAAFILKYFGLYGFPCKLGRHIVKALNMNEYADVQLILTNGNSLSVHGVILSAQCPPLLPSEEMSHYEKASNGSSGGYDTKSKPEKLHKEIRLSSHVDNLALAKLLEYVYVGYLNAGEEPLKKVKILAKRCNLQSLLIMFGRRHPKWGTPFPRYDLSLALAPAGLYFSDVMLEAKANESISWTCTICSKSVPHMHCHKVVLWSSNSQTIKVPVSWEAMIRLVNWLYTDELPRPPSGCLWINMKSEERLAVLQPYLELCRLAEFWFLEEVQDISYRVIVSCVDSARHLSIKIIKIAADFCIWKLVEVAANFLAPSYRQLCQSGELEALDEEVIDMIRTASVRLSQEG is encoded by the exons ATGTTGCcgcttttttcttttcaatttgataattttatcataaaaagttttcttaatttcaatttcattgcacttttaacttttaattggaCGGAAGGTTCCTGTTCATTTCTTTTCGTTTCTGGCAGAGTTTATGATGGAAAGGAATCAAAATGGCAGTGTACTGATATTGAGATACAGAGACACGTGATTAGgtcaatttcttcctttctcGATTGTATTTCTGGAGATACTACGCACCATCCTCTAGTAAAG GATTCACTTGCTGATATAGTTGGGGCAATAGTATGGATTCTTCAAAATAAAAGCAAGGCCGTATTAAGCATGGCAACAAATGCGGTAGTAAATTTGATCAATGTTGTACCCAATTCATTACTGCAGTCTTACTTGTTAGATATGGTCCATCCTTTGTCATCCTTGTTATTGTTGCATCAAGTAGATGTATCTATTTCATGTGCCACTGCATTGAATATGATCTTTTCAAATCTGAGTGTGAAAGGAGAGAGAAAGGTTTGGGATATTCTGATTGAAACAGAAAGTGTTTCTCGCATTGCTAGTGGCATACGAGAATTTTCAGATGGTGTTATGCCAATTGAATGTTTCAAAGGGATGGCTTCTCTCTTGAGTACAATACTACACCGGTGGCCTCCATCACGGTACACTGTTTGGAATGATGCTAAATTGTTGGAAGTCTTGGAGGTTATGCGTGTGAAACCTGATTTCTCTGTTAAGGTTGCAGTTATGAAGCTATATACTACAATAG CACTGTGTGGTAATGGGGCCAAGAAACTTCTAGAAAAAGGAGAATCACTTCTTCACATTATGGTTCTCTGCATGGGAAGATCCCACCCTATTTCTGTTCGGATCGAGGGATTTAGACTTGCACAATGTTTAGCG AAAAATGAGGAGGGGTGTTTAAAAATGATGAGCTTATGCTGTGATCCTTTTGTTAAAGCTATAATTGATGGAATGAGTGGATGGACCTCTCATTCAGGGAAGATTGCCAATGACCAAATGTCTTTGCTGTTGGAAGCTTGTCATTTGGCTTTGATAAGTCGCTGGGCAGGGGAGCATCATGATTGCTTGTGGGAGCATGGGATTGACAGGGTCCTCCTTAAACTTCTTCTGCATGATTTTCAAGATGAACCATTGCAACAATTGCTGTCACTGGAAGAACAATTATCTATAGCACGAGAGGGTCTCAAGGCCAATTTTCTTCTTGGTTTGAGGCCATATGTGTGGGACCTTCTTGGTTGGCTTGCAATACACTGTAGGGAGGATTTCAACCCCAACATTCAGGGCTGTGAACTTAGAATTGGAATTCTCATTACATGTGCATG CATATCTTTTGTGGATTCAATCCGTAAAGGGCACCAAATATGTCAAAATGATGTAGCTGATACCCTCAGAAGTGAAGCAGCATCAAGGGCAGTTATGATGATGATTTACTCACCCTGCAAATACATTGCAACAAAAGCAAGTGACATGCTGTATGAAATTCTAAGGCCCACAAGCAAGGAGCATCTGAAACGCTTAATGCATATGCTAAAAATTAGACCATCCATGGATAATGTTGGAATGCCTAACATGCTTCAAACCAGCATTAACCTAGTGGCTTTGGTATGTTATTCTGGTATACCACAGTATCAAAGTCATATTGTTGAAAATGGAGGAATACATGCACTTATGGATTTAATATGGTGGTGCTTAAGAAATGATATACATATAGGAAGGCTGAGTCTTGCTCCTCATTTGCATAATACGCTAAGTGAGAGGACTTGTTGCTGGATATGCAAAGAAGACTGGGAAGGCAATAACATTCTTTTATTGTATGGTCTCTGGGGGTTAGCTGAGTTGATGCACTCTGGATCTTCAGGAAATACTGTAGAAATTTTTGGTGGCCAAGTGGACTATACTGAAGCTCAATTTGTTAGCACTCTCCAGGGGATATGCAGTGACAATAGTGGTACCTCTCCTGGAATAAAATGGTATGCTGCATTCATTCTAAAATATTTTGGATTATATGGTTTTCCATGTAAACTTGGGAGGCATATTGTGAAAGCACTTAATATGAATGAATATGCGGATGTGCAACTCATTCTCACAAATGGGAACTCCTTGAGTGTCCATGGTGTCATTCTTTCTGCTCAATGTCCACCATTGTTGCCTTCTGAAGAAATGTCTCATTATGAGAAAGCATCTAATGGTTCTTCAGGAGGATATGATACAAAGAGCAAGCCTGAAAAGTTGCATAAAGAAATCCGTTTATCTTCACATGTTGATAACCTGGCATTGGCCAAGTTGTTGGAATATGTTTACGTGGGATATCTAAATGCAGGAGAGGAACCTTTGAAGAAAGTGAAAATTCTTGCAAAACGCTGTAATTTACAATCTCTGTTAATAATGTTTGGCAGAAGGCATCCCAAGTGGGGCACCCCCTTTCCCAGATATGATCTTTCTCTCGCTCTTGCTCCAGCTGGGCTTTATTTTTC GGACGTTATGTTGGAGGCTAAAGCAAACGAATCAATCAGTTGGACATGTACTATATGCTCCAAATCAGTGCCACACATGCATTGTCATAAAGTTGTGCTGTGGTCAAG CAACTCCCAAACCATAAAGGTTCCTGTGAGCTGGGAGGCAATGATTAGGCTAGTGAACTGGTTATACACTGATGAGCTGCCTAGACCTCCCTCTGGATGTTTATGGATTAATATGAAGAGCGAGGAAAGGCTAGCTGTGCTGCAACCATATCTAGAGCTTTGCAGGCTTGCTGAATTCTGGTTTTTGGAAGAGGTTCAAGATATCAGCTATAGAGTGATTGTGTCTTGTGTGGATTCTGCGAGACATTtgtctattaaaataattaaaatcgcTGCTGATTTCTGTATCTGGAAATTAGTTGAAGTTGCTGCAAATTTCTTGGCCCCTTCTTATCGTCAACTCTGCCAATCCGGTGAACTTGAAGCACTGGATGAAGAAGTAATTGATATGATTCGTACAGCTTCAGTTAGGCTTTCTCAAGAAGGATAA